A genomic region of Lates calcarifer isolate ASB-BC8 linkage group LG9, TLL_Latcal_v3, whole genome shotgun sequence contains the following coding sequences:
- the surf2 gene encoding LOW QUALITY PROTEIN: surfeit locus protein 2 (The sequence of the model RefSeq protein was modified relative to this genomic sequence to represent the inferred CDS: deleted 1 base in 1 codon), which produces MDDLPADLRAFLPNHPFLQLTDGKKIKCTLNGHELPCNLTEVQKFTQGKKYEKLSAAAEFNYSQYEPHIVPSTKQPLQLFCKLTLRHINRQPHHILRHVNGKRFKKALSKYEECVKQGIDFVPARLKQKKPKDSMEEVSRGRPSKLGGGVWEPSSSDEDHSDSEDSMSDLYPPSMFTLKNPAEESMEGDRDEEEDDFQTDEDEEMEVEKQVQVQKRKKVQGGGFQKKFRNNHWKSGRKKRGKVQSGK; this is translated from the exons aTCAAATGCACACTGAATGGCCACGAGTTGCCGTGCAACCTAACGGAGGTGCAGAAGTTCACACAAGGGAAGAAATATGAGAAActcagtgctgcagcagagtTCAACTACAGCCAGTATGAACCACACATTGTGCCAAGCACAAAACAACC CCTTCAGCTCTTCTGCAAGCTCACCCTGAGACACATCAACCGG CAGCCGCACCACATCCTAAGACATGTCAACGGCAAACGCTTCAAAAAGGCCCTCTCCAAAT ATGAAGAGTGTGTGAAGCAGGGCATTGACTTCGTTCCAGCCAGACTCAAACAGAAAAAGCCCAAAGACAGTATGGAGGAGGTCAGTCGTGGGAGGCCGTCAAAACTCGGGGGCGGCGTGTGGGAACCCTCATCCAGCGACGAGGATCACAGCGACTCCGAAGACAGCATGAGCGACCTCTATCCCC CGTCCATGTTCACCTTAAAAAACCCAGCAGAAGAAAGTATGGAGGGTGAcagggatgaggaggaagacgaCTTCCAAACAGATGAAGACgaggagatggaggtggagaagCAGGTGCAGGTGCAGAAACGCAAAAAG gtGCAGGGCGGTGGTTTCCAGAAGAAATTCAGAAATAATCACTGGAAATCAGGGCGTAAGAAACGTGGGAAAGTGCAAAGTGGAAAGTAA